A stretch of DNA from Verrucomicrobiota bacterium:
GACGTGCCTGGCTTTAACCTATTCCAGGAAGGTAGAGGGTCGCAGACGCAGGACTTTGAAGTGACTCTCCCCGCTGCAACCGTCCCCGGAGTGGTAGTCGGTTTACTTTCTGGAAACGGCGAAACCGTGGAAGCATCAATCACCCTAAAACTGGATGATGAATCGTAGTTTCAAAGGTCATGCATCTCCGGTGCGAGACTCTCCTTAACCTCATCCAAATGGCGACTTTTTTACAAAAGTTACCAAACCTATGAGAAAAGTTACCAAACCCGATGAGAACTTACAGTGAGCGAGATTCCTTTTAACCGATTCGAACTGAAGGTTCGTACCGAGGCGAAGCCGACAAAGCGAAGCGCCAATCCCACCCCTCGTGCCATTCTACGCTTAGCGGAGAATGGCACCCTCCGACTTGTCTCGCCGAAGCCTCGCGCGAAGGAGGAAGCTCGACTCGTCCTGCGTAGCTCGCAGAGCGAAGAAGGAAGAGCGTAGGACGGGTCGGAACCGCATGAAGATTTTGACAGAGCTACGAATGGCAAGCCAGCTCGACATCATATCGAAAGTGTAGGAAAGACGCCTTTACGATCAAGACCGCCAGGCGTCCACCATCTGCGACGTGTCCTGGTAAATGCGAAAGCGGGCAATCTTACCATCTGCGATCTCGAGAATTTGACAGGATCGGAGATCAAAAGGTTTGGGATGCCCTTCGAAGTGTCCACGCTCGCGACATTCTACATACGCGCCCTTTTCCGTCTCCGTTACCGAAAGCACCTCGAATGACTCGACCCGGTTGATTTCTCCGATGATAGAGAAAAAGCGCTTCACCTCGTCAATGCCTCGATAAACTCCAAAATGAGGGACTTCCTCGGAACCTACCAGCTCCCACTCAATCTCAGGATCCATGAGATCAAAAATCGCTTCGATGTCGCCCTTAAGAAAAGCGTCATAAAGCTCCATTGCCACCGCACCATTTGTTTTCTTATCCGACATTACCCTGATCCTGGACCTAAAGGATTATCAATTCGCTACTAAAATAGAACATACTCGGGATTCGATAGCGGAATCGAAATCGGGTCTCGCGTGCATTCGATAGCGATATCGGTTTCGATTAATGCGATCATGCTTTGAGCGAGGCGCGTTTGAATGGGTAAGTTCATAGAGTAATAGAATGGATCCCGGTATCCTAGCAAACCACCAAAATACCGCCTCAGTGTCCTTTTCGAGAGGAAATGCCAGGGTTCAACTCCCACCCAGTAGAGTTAAGATACATCCTTTCCCACTACCTGTATTTGTGAGCTCGGCATCCAGCATTTCCGCCCACCGGGTAGTTCGACAAAGATCCAATCCTCTCTTCTTTCCAAAATTCTTAACTCCAGACCATCCTGAATCGGTTCATTGAACGCTCTTGGATAAGAATGGTCCGGACCTTTTCTTGCTTCGATCGATTCGACCACGAGCACGCCTGAACGCCCCCCTGCCACCTTGCTCAAAACAAACAGTGCTGAAATGGCAACCAGCGCGGTCGCACTGGTTACAACGGCAATGTAGAACAAACGGGTCCTGTACCGGAACAATAGGAACAAAAGACTCCAGAAGGTCAGGTTAGCTACAACGACCAATACCCTTAAAATCGGAACGGGCAGTCTCTCCCACCAGTCTACATGAAAGGACCCCTGGTCGGAGACCAGAGCACGGACAGACTCCAGGTTATGGGCAACCTTTTCGTTAAACGGTTTGAAGAACTGAGCGTTTCGATAGGCAGCAACAGACCGCCCCAAATTCCCCGCCTCAAACCAAGCATTGCCGGAGTTATACCAACTTTCACCTGACCAAAACTGTGCCCTGGCGGCTGCTTCAAATCGCAGCGCAGACTCCGCGTAAAGGTTTTGTGCAAGATCACTT
This window harbors:
- a CDS encoding nuclear transport factor 2 family protein, whose product is MSDKKTNGAVAMELYDAFLKGDIEAIFDLMDPEIEWELVGSEEVPHFGVYRGIDEVKRFFSIIGEINRVESFEVLSVTETEKGAYVECRERGHFEGHPKPFDLRSCQILEIADGKIARFRIYQDTSQMVDAWRS